In bacterium, one genomic interval encodes:
- a CDS encoding 30S ribosomal protein S20, which translates to MANHKSAIKKIKQDEKRRVRNKAVRTRFRNLVKAVKTALDSGDAARATEALAIAAPYLQKVAAKGIIHKNKAARHISRLTRQASAI; encoded by the coding sequence TTGGCCAATCACAAGTCAGCAATCAAGAAGATCAAACAGGACGAGAAGCGCCGCGTTCGCAACAAGGCCGTGCGCACCCGTTTTCGCAACCTTGTCAAGGCGGTAAAGACCGCCCTGGATTCAGGCGACGCAGCAAGGGCCACCGAGGCTCTCGCCATCGCCGCCCCCTACCTTCAGAAGGTAGCCGCCAAGGGCATCATCCACAAGAACAAGGCCGCCCGCCACATCTCCCGCCTAACCAGGCAGGCAAGCGCCATTTAG